CGAGGCTCTAGGGGCCGGTCGCGCTCGAAGATTGCGGTGCGGATAAGGCCTACGACGCCGGTGATGTGGCGGGCTGCCCAGGCCACGTCGGGGGGGCCCTCTGCCGAGTCTCCTGAGGTTGGAGTAGTCTGGGACAAAGAGCAGGCGTCTAGCTCTTGCAGGACACGGTCGACGCGCTGGGACAGCTTGCGGAAGGGGTCATTTACGGGGTCGGTGGAGCGCATCTGGGCAAGGAAGTAGTGGAAGAAGTCGTTGTTGTCGAGTAGCATGCGGAAGACTGTGCCCTCGATGTCGCGGCGCTTCACGAGCTTCTTGCCTCTGTTGGGGGGGTCGCAGAAGAGGTCTGGGCGGTGGTCCTCTGGGGGtgaggcggcgacggcagcgagcATCTCGCGGGCCTCAAGGACGCGTTGCGGGTTGATCGAAGAATTCTCCTCGTCTACGTCCGAATCTTCCGAGCCCTCCTCTGAGtccggggcgacgacgtcacAGCGAAGGCCGTCCCCCAGGATGCCCAGATGGAAGGCCGAGATGTCGGTGAAGGGGTCACCGATCTCCTCCGGGTAGCCGTCCGAGGTCATGGTGAGCGGGGAGGTCGGGTCATGGTCGTACAGCGTCTGCTTGACGAGCTGGTCAAGAAGCCAGAGGAGATGTTTGCAGGGAGGCCCGTtcttctgctgctgttcgCGGCAGGAGCAACGTGGCGTCGCGAAGGGGCTATCAGGGGACCCGATGCGGATCGAGCGGGGTACGAGCTCCGTCATCTGGAAGGCGTAGACATCATCCCGGAGACGACAATACTGCagagagagacggggagGGTCCCTGAAGGCTTCGCGGACGCGCATTCGGGCGTCGCTGGAGAGCTTGTCGACACAGTAGATAAGCTTGGAGGGAGAGCggatgatggaggggtcctcatcgtcgataAGGGAGGAGTCCGAGTCCGATTCGGGCTCGGAGCTGGAGTTGTCAATGTCGTCGTAATCGGAGGCGACGTCGCTGAGAGACTGCTGGTGCGTCTGGGATCTGGTTGTGGGAGGCATCCTTTTTCCGAGAGAAAGCCCTCTAAACTTGGACACGGGagcgggaggggaggaggaagacatTTATTTGGCGAAGAGGCAGAGTAATTCTGTATGTTTCAAGGAGGTTGCGGATGAAGAAGGGTTCTCCATGGTGCTACGGCTCACTGTTACTTATAAGATGTATGTAGACTAGAAGTTCAGATGGCAGGGGAGGACGGAAAAGGGGGCGGGGCAGCGGCGGAGTGAGGCCAACGATGACATGACCTAGAGGCCCAGAGGTCCAAGGCAGGCTGGCAATGTTGGCAATGTTGGATATTGTTGGAAcagggggggaaggaagacagagggagaagaagacctGAGTGAGACGGCCGTGTTCTCGCTCATGAGTGGTCATCATCCAGGTCCCATGAGGTGGGCAGTATGGAGTatggaaggaggagggggaagagaatAGGAGTAGCAACGGGGACATAAGCAGCTACTGGCTGGTCTAGCATCCCCCGTCTCGCAAGGGCTGATGAGGCCATCTTCTAGAAACAATTCCATTTTCCCTTCTCGTTTGGCTTTCGGCCTGAACCCTGACCATGGGGCCGTTGTCACGGGATTTTGCGAGCAGAGGATGGGATGTGGTGTGTGGGAGGTTGCCCAGGCAGGTCCAATTTGGCGCGGCGTACGATGTACGCATCGCCATGCATGTACTGCATGCAGTCTGCGGCAAGGGAAGCCGATTACATGGTAGAATTAGAACAGAGTTTTGAGGCGTGAAACTCCACATCAGGCGATTATAGTGGTTGAAGCCTGGGAAGAGCAATGCAGAGATGACACAGCGAGGAGGTCTTTGCGCTGGCAAAGGGAGAAAAGATgggacgagagagagaaggtcTTGGTTTGTGACCAGGCAGGGTGAAAGCTACGATGCGTGAACAACATGGCAAGGACTGATCTTCCCAGCCCCAAGTCAACAGGCAGGGCAGGTGACGGTTGGTTTTTTGAATCCCGGGGCTGTGGTTCGTCAGAGTGCGAAGAAGCTGCTGTTAGCCCGAGGGCATGATGAAGCGATGTCGAAGTTGAGTTGCCTTACCTACACTAGGTACGGTAGGTAGAATGGGTACTGTGATAGGAGAACAGAGTTACAGTGGTGGATGGGGACCCCGGCAACCCTGGGCCGGGTGATAGGCTAAAAGCGGGGCGCGTCTTCCAAAGGCCGAACCTTcacggccgacgccgaaggGGGTTCCCTTCATTCAACCCCACGGCTTTCagccttttttttctcttcttttttcttttcccatCCAGTTGCTCAATAGAGGGGGACCTTCAGCCACTGATCCCCGTCACTGTCACACCCTTCTCATTAGCGGGAAGCCGCAATCACGGACGGCCTGCTTTGCAGTCTGCCGTTTCTGGCGCTGGACCGCCCCTCTGGGCCGCGCAAACGGGCCGCTGGTCAGTGGTGCCCCACCGGAGCTACGCCGTAAAGAGGGGGGTGGTTTGGCCACAGCCCCCGACTTGGCCGCCGAACGGGCCGGCCGATTCTGCGACCGCGCTCGCGGGTTTCCCACTCTCAAAACGGCTTTTGGGAAGGATTGGAACCCTTttgctttcttttcttttctctctctctccacaATGCGTGCTGCCAGAACATTCATAGCCTTCCTCGGGCCGCATAGTGGGCCGCATCGAAATGCGGCCTCCTTTGCTATTATTGCTGTGCTTCCTCCGAccgccatggcctcctcgcAAGGCTTTCTTTCTGCAATGGACCCCGTGGATCCAAACATTTGGTTACACTGCTTGGAATGCCTCGCTGCTGGATGCAAAATGACGGTCTGAAGAGGCCTCTGGAGGGTCTGTTCGAGGGAAGTCGGATCAGCCGCTCCAACCTGGTTCCCACGGTCCCGAGcgacatcatcgtcatcttgGTTGTTGTCGGCGCTCGCGGACCTCTTCCAATCAAGTCATCTGGCGCCTAACACCCTGGAATCGTTGAACTTACATTGACCCTCTGCGGCTGATTGCTACAGGAGCCCTGACTGACCAACCAGCTACGCAAGACCGAGCCAAGCTTCAACGGTTCCATGAGGCATACAGACATCAGGGCGAAAGGGGCTGTCTCAGACCATTGCCCAATAAGCCTGCGTGTAGCAAGGCTGGGCTATTCATAGGTTCATCTCGAAGTCTCTTGGGATGACTGCGATGGGCAAGTCATGCTGGGACGGGCGGCTATCGCGCCTGTACCAGCCCGTCctcaaggtcggcgaccTCTGGGCGGGGAGTTAGACTTGTATGACGAACTTCGGCAATGGAACTCCCCATCTTTGAACATGGCTGCCTGGCGTTAGGACCATGACTCATGTCACATGACGGTATCCCGACGTTGGCTACTGGCGTCttgggtgagggagggaggaggggttgTTTGGGAAACGGCTCGAGACTATGTCTTGGTTATTCTACTTCCCGCAACCATGGGGGGACGGTATCACTCTTCATGGAGGCAGAACCAGACTGCCACACTGTCCCGCTCGGCGCGAACATGACAGAATAATGTGCCATATTCTTCTGACAGCCGTATTATGGGTCTTTCCCGGGATGGCATAAACTGTCGAAACTCCTCCGTCGACACGATTGGCACTGCTGTTATTTAGACCATAACAATCCGGCAGCGGCTCGCGGAGCCTTAATGAGAAGCATTTGTGGCCGGTGCAAGGAAATAGTTCCAGATCTGCGACTCTGGTCAGTCGCAGCTGTCCCGACGGAGAACATAATAACTCACCTTGAACCATTCAATCCGGCGTGCCTAACCCCAGATGAGTAGTCACGGATAACCAATTAGATAAAACTCTCCTTGGTGTAGTGTTGGgcgaagaagctcaagaggTCTCCGCAAGATGATACTCGTTGCAGAAGCCTCTCATGAGTGTGTGGAACTTATCTCACAAACACGAAAAGAAGCCAATGAGTGATTTGGAAGAAAATTCGTCGTAACATTATTTCGAGACAGAACATGAGCTCTGCTCTATATACGGATAGTCTCGTAACAAACAACTCTGTGTGCTTGGTTATGACCGCACCGTATTTCCTGATCATACCAATCTAACAAATGTTTTACCGTCTAGGGTATCAATCGCTAATCCTGTATCTCAACCCTCACTTCAGTCACTCGAGCTACTCGGGCTCttggcgccgccctcgccctcgtcctcgagatGGCCCCTGCCCTCGCTGTTCGCGATGGCACTTTGTAATGCGCTCGTCAGGTCGACGTGGAAAAACGGTCTGTTGAGACCGTGGACGACAACTCCCTTGCGCTTCGGGCTGGCATTTTTCCTGGAACCCGAGGAGATGGGGTCGATCTGGTCGTATGTGCCACCATCCTTGCCCACCTCTTCATCCGCTGCCCTTGATGACTTGCCATGCGACGAAATTTCTTTCTCGTTCGCCTCCTTCtctgccaccgccgcggcAGACTCTGAACCACCAATCTCGGCGACGCTAAAGATGGACTTCCACTGGTGTTGCAGACCGTCGCTGCGGTCGACGGGGTAGCCGAAACCGGCGGCGACAAGCGCCCTCTTGGTCCATCGGTTGTTGATGCAGGCAATGTGCCAATTCACTTTGTCCGGGGTGGCGTAGCGGTCGAGCTGGTTGCGGACATCGATGAGTTGTTGAATCGAGGTCAAGTCGACGTTGTTGACGGAGCTGAAATCGAGTATGATGGCCTTAAGCGTAGGCCTATTTTCCTCCTCGTGCATCTGGGCCtgcgccttcttggccttgcgcGATGGGCCGGGGTCGTTCCAAGGGCGGTCACCAAGACGCCCGTAAGCCTCCATATTCGTCCGGCGAGTCCGTTTGAAGATGTATTCAGTAAGATATTCGAGAGAGTGACTGGCGTTGGGGTAGTTGAAGCCCTCGGAAAAGCGGTAGATAAAAATACCGGGGTAAGGGCTGTCGAGAGTGACTTCGGGATTGGAACCATCGCCATGATCAATGGGCAGGAACACGTTACGCGCCGCATTGTCGCTGGCGTTGAAGGTACCATATTCGCCAATGACTTGTCTGTGGTCCTCGCCAATAACGTGATCGCCCACGACAGAGTGGATCTTGACCTTGCCGAGAAAGCGGCCCTGTCCTCTCAGAATGCGCCAGAGGAGAAGCACAGCGGAGATGCAGACTGTAGCATAAATGCCATTTTCGATGGATGAGAATATCGTGACGAAAACaccgatgaagaagatgacaACTTCGAGAGGAGACACACGCCAGAACTGGTAGACAGTGTTGGGCGGGGTGATCAGGTCGCCGACAGCGTGGATGATGACTGCGGCAAGGGAAGCGCTAGAGATGTAGAAGAATACAGCCGTCAAGGCATAAATGGCGAGTAGAACGACGAGGCCGGTGATGACACCGGCAAAAGGAGTCCTGACACCGGCCTTGGACTTGATGGCGGTACGACTGAATGAGCCCGTGGATGGGTAACCGCCAAGGAAGGGAGCGAGGACGTTCGTCACGCCAATGGCTACAAACTCCTGCGAAGGGTTGATGGTGTAGTTGTTCACACGACCGAAAGACTTCGAGATGGCGACATGCTCGATGACCAACACGATAACGCTGGCCGGCAAGAACGGAAGGAAGGCACTGATTAGGCCGGTGTCGATCTTGGGAGTGCCAACATCCTGGAAACCTGAATAATTGTTAGCGGTGCTTAAGGTTACCTGCTTCGTTTTCCAACTTACCTCTGGGAATATCTCCCAAAATCTTGAACATCGGGTTTGACCGTCTGTTCATGTTGACTAACCAACTGATCATGGTGTAGAGGAGAATGACGAAAACCGTTCGTAGAGtcgaaagaaagaagaagagcttcGACTTTTGGGGGTATCGCTTTGCCAGCGTAGTAAAGATGAATCGAAGGAGGTAAAGCATAGTGAGGGCGGTCAAGCCCATAGCGGCATCCATCTTCGTCTTGGGTAAGTTCTTGAGGGTGTTGATGAACACAAGATAGGTAGCCTCTCTGGTGTTGACACCTTTGATGCCTAACAACGTGACTAGTTGACCGACAGCAATGCTGATGGCGGAGCCAGTCATGAAAGCCGACAACGATGTCAAAGAAATCAAGTTGACAACCCATCCCATGCGGATCAGAccgatgaagaggatgatggcaCCGGCAATGATAGCCAAAGCCGATGCAATCTGGTGGCCTTGATACTGCGGGAATTCTTCTCGAACATCGGTGATCAAGTTGCCGACGACAGTTGACATGACGGCTACGGGCTGTGGTACACATTAGCAAAGCTCAAAGTTATCAGGGGTACGGCAACGTACGCCGATGGTGATGTCCTTGGAGGTAGCGAAGAACCAGTAAATGATTACGCCCATGAAGGACGAATAGAGACCGAACTGAGGCTCAAGCTTTGCGAGCAAAGCGTAGGCCATACCTTGGGGCACGACTACCGCGCCAACGGTGACACCAGCAACCAGATCGCCAAGGAACCATTGCATGTTGTAGTGTCCAATCCAGTTAAGGAAGGGAAACAAAGATCGGATGTAGTCGAGAATTTGCTGGCCGTCAGGCAGGAGCTCAAGAAACCACTCGGCGGTTGTAGGCTCCTCTTCGACGAATGTGTCGGATGATTGAACCGAAAAGACGGATTCGCCGCGAAGCATCTCCTCGTTCTCGGGCTTCTCGAGCTTGATACCCAAGACCTTAGCCAGGCCGTGGCCAATCTTGGTGCTTGTGCTCGACATTGTGGCTGAACGGGTCGAGGATCGTTCAGAAATGCTCCAAAAACGATACGTCGAGCGAGCGACTACAGAGGCAATCCGAAGGCAAAAGACAGCGACTCCTCGAGTGAAGGTGCTCCAAGGATATATAAGAGTCGCCGGGGTTCGTTACTGTGCCACAGAGCTGGCTCCACGCGAGTCAACGCGGAACTGGGCGCTCACAGGTGGGCGGTCGGAAGGGGatccaggggggggggggtgggaatGTACAGAAGCTGATGTTGCAAGCGGTGACTAGAGCGGTCCAAGTCCTTGAACCTCGACGGGGGTGGCGATTTGAGGCAGGAGGTGCGAAATTGACGCTGTCAAAAAGCCCTTGCAAGATCGCGCAATCGAGCAAAGAAGCAATAATTGGTTCAGAGCTGACTCGATGACGAGCTCGAAGCTTCCTAACAGAGAAAAACCGCCGTGGTGTTGCGGCGTATGATAAAGCCGGCAGAAGTGCTTGCaaccaacagcaacaagcGAGGAGAACCGTTTACACAGCAGTGATGACGAGATAGCAGGGTTCTGGAGCCTGAGTGGTTGCTGACGAGTGGGATGGGTTGTGCAACCGGAACAGAAGCTCTTCAAGACTTTCGGAGGCTTTTCGAAGCTCTTCAAGAACTCCAGAAGCTCTTCAACTCAAGCGGGAGGAGGCCGGCAGACAAGCTTTTAATCGACTTCAGAGACTTCGGTAGTGGAGTGCCAAGGGAGGCTCTTTGGCACTCCCGCTGGACAAGGCGATGGATCTCGTGGGCCAAGAGATGTGGCTCCGggatgacggcggcagcCAAGAAATGAGCGTTGCAGAAGATccgaggagacgacgacggcgaaaAAACGAAAAAATTCTGACAGGGTGTGGCTTAATCTAGAAAAGTCAGACCTTCAGGGGCCGATGGCGCGGATTTATCAAACAGCAACGTTGGTGTCAGCATTGAGCAAAGGCTCTATTctttgttgttggtggtggtggtggtagtggtggtaTCCGCACCCTCCGGCCGTATAGAAACTGGGGCGATGTCGCCATCCAGTCTTTGCCATTCAAAGCTTAGTGGAGTCGGCCGATGGGGGGTCAGGAATTGCTGCGAGTCCAATTATCTTATATCCACTAccaaggggagggggtagACCTGCACCTTTGGGTTTTATTTGATATGGGAATGACATTCAGACGAGACGGCCGCGGATGCTTTTCAATAAGCGCCATAAGACGAAGCATGCCCGCGTGGGGGAACGGAGCCATGTGAGTTGCGGTCTCGGAGAGGTAGTCGCGTGGTTTCTTtaccctcccctccccccataAGCCCTCCAAGCAAACTACGCGACTATACAACGACGCCGCTACGAATACGTAACGATACAATACAAGCAGGAGAAAGCTCGGATTTCCGTTACGCGGAACCCATAATCTGGAGAATGCCAATGTCTGCATGCCGTCAGCATGGAGACGGGACACAGAGCTGCCTTGCTGACAACCATGATAATATGGAGATGCTGAAAAATCAGACTCGAAGCTGATGGTCGGATGAGGTACGTACAATGTCCGTGGTTGCGGTTCTTGGTTGTGCAACAGATGTTTCCACGGCGGAGGGACGAGTATCCAGAGAACTACCGCTTTTGGCACAGAACCTGCTAGCGTGGCCAATGATATTTAGCTTCTGCAACTTGGCGATGGTGCAATAGCACC
The DNA window shown above is from Colletotrichum destructivum chromosome 2, complete sequence and carries:
- a CDS encoding Putative Zinc finger, SWIM-type, which gives rise to MSSSSPPAPVSKFRGLSLGKRMPPTTRSQTHQQSLSDVASDYDDIDNSSSEPESDSDSSLIDDEDPSIIRSPSKLIYCVDKLSSDARMRVREAFRDPPRLSLQYCRLRDDVYAFQMTELVPRSIRIGSPDSPFATPRCSCREQQQKNGPPCKHLLWLLDQLVKQTLYDHDPTSPLTMTSDGYPEEIGDPFTDISAFHLGILGDGLRCDVVAPDSEEGSEDSDVDEENSSINPQRVLEAREMLAAVAASPPEDHRPDLFCDPPNRGKKLVKRRDIEGTVFRMLLDNNDFFHYFLAQMRSTDPVNDPFRKLSQRVDRVLQELDACSLSQTTPTSGDSAEGPPDVAWAARHITGVVGLIRTAIFERDRPLEPRERTSAARALVHILAVVVERNHDLGPPWTTTTTTPTSRRERNLYLRLVGDRDEDFVLGVLNLLPPDAAAQFLHSLEDILDRLGVHGAPASYVEKFRSLISRLRRAGGGASPSAGAGSKRQSQSQGHDRGSKRMK
- a CDS encoding Putative SLC26A/SulP transporter, STAS domain, sulfate anion transporter, STAS domain superfamily; protein product: MSSTSTKIGHGLAKVLGIKLEKPENEEMLRGESVFSVQSSDTFVEEEPTTAEWFLELLPDGQQILDYIRSLFPFLNWIGHYNMQWFLGDLVAGVTVGAVVVPQGMAYALLAKLEPQFGLYSSFMGVIIYWFFATSKDITIGPVAVMSTVVGNLITDVREEFPQYQGHQIASALAIIAGAIILFIGLIRMGWVVNLISLTSLSAFMTGSAISIAVGQLVTLLGIKGVNTREATYLVFINTLKNLPKTKMDAAMGLTALTMLYLLRFIFTTLAKRYPQKSKLFFFLSTLRTVFVILLYTMISWLVNMNRRSNPMFKILGDIPRGFQDVGTPKIDTGLISAFLPFLPASVIVLVIEHVAISKSFGRVNNYTINPSQEFVAIGVTNVLAPFLGGYPSTGSFSRTAIKSKAGVRTPFAGVITGLVVLLAIYALTAVFFYISSASLAAVIIHAVGDLITPPNTVYQFWRVSPLEVVIFFIGVFVTIFSSIENGIYATVCISAVLLLWRILRGQGRFLGKVKIHSVVGDHVIGEDHRQVIGEYGTFNASDNAARNVFLPIDHGDGSNPEVTLDSPYPGIFIYRFSEGFNYPNASHSLEYLTEYIFKRTRRTNMEAYGRLGDRPWNDPGPSRKAKKAQAQMHEEENRPTLKAIILDFSSVNNVDLTSIQQLIDVRNQLDRYATPDKVNWHIACINNRWTKRALVAAGFGYPVDRSDGLQHQWKSIFSVAEIGGSESAAAVAEKEANEKEISSHGKSSRAADEEVGKDGGTYDQIDPISSGSRKNASPKRKGVVVHGLNRPFFHVDLTSALQSAIANSEGRGHLEDEGEGGAKSPSSSSD